The following DNA comes from Gemmatimonadota bacterium.
CCGAATTCGAGATCGCCCTTCGACTGGCTGAATCCCGGTTCAGATGGACCGCAGCAGCCAGGAGCGCGAACCTTACTCAATCCCAGCCGCCTTCTTCGCCACATCCATGCACCGCAGCAGGTCGTAACCCCGGAAGATCGTGATCTTCTGCGCCTCGAGCGAACCCTCGGCATGGATGGCCAGCAGCTCGTGATAGCCGCCGAAATCCGAAGCCGTGAGGTCGCGGATGAGATTGATGGCCTTCATCCGGTCCATGGTCGGCACGCCCCTACGGCCGCCCAGATAACGCTCCAGGTCGCCCTTCGTCTCTTCGTTGTGCCAGTCCGCTTCCGAAGGGCCCGTGACCAGCAGGGCCCCGGCGATGTCCTGTACGTCCCGCACGGCTTCGTGGTAGTTGTTGGCGAAATGATACTTGGCGATGTTGGTCGTGAGCGTGTCCGGAACCGCGATACCGTCCACCACCTTGCAGTCCATGGCGGCCGCGCGGGTCAGGGCGCGGACCGTCTCCGTGTAGGTGATGAGCCGCGTGGCCTTGTCGCGGATGTGGCTGGCCTTCTCCACCCCGTTGTACACGGCGATCAGCGAGGCCGCGCCGATGAAGAGGTCGAGGAGCGGCGGCTTGTAGGACACGGCCGTGAACCGGTGGAACTCCACGAAGGCATTCGCCAGCACCCCGGCGAAGTCCCACTCGCCGGCCAGGAAGACGCGCTCGTTCGGGACGAACACGTCGTCGAACACGGTCAGCGTTTCCACCAGGTGGTGCTTCGAACTGACGGGGTGGTGATAGGTGCTCTCGCCCGAGAACCCGAAGGGGCTGGCGATGAGCCGCACGCCCGGCGTGTTGACGGGCACGGCGAAGGCCACGGCGTAGTCCCGGTCTTCTTCCGAGATGGCCCGGGTGGGCAGCACCACCACTTCGTCCACAAAGGCGGTTCCCGTGGTATGGGCCTTGGCGCCCCTGACGACGATGCCGTCGGGACGGCGCTCCACGATGCGCACGTAGTAATCGGGATGGGTCTGCTGGGAAGGCAGGCGGCTGCGGTCGCCCTTGGCGTCCGTCTGCGCCACGGCCATGCTCAGGTCGCGGTCGCGGCATTCGGCGTGGTAGTTCTTCACGCGGTCCAGGTACCCGGTGCCGTACTTCTCGTCGATCTGACGCGCGACGAGCCGGAGCGAGAACAGGGCGTCCGTGCCGATTTCCTTGATGAGCAGGACCACGCCGCTGCCCTCGCGGGTGCTCGTCTCGATCATCTCCCGGCGCTTCAGCAGGTCCTCCGTGTTGGCCGGCGGGAGGAAGTAGCGGCTGACGCGCTCACCCGTCTCGGGACACATTGCGGTGAACAGGTCCCGGTGCGCTTCGTCCTCGGCGAGGTGATAGTCCAGCGCCGTGTGCTCGGCGCCCACGCGCAGTTCCGGATGTTCCACGAGGTCCGGCACCCGCTCGCCGCGAAAGTAGATCGTCCTTCCGTCCCGCAATCCTTCCAGGTATTGTTCAGCCGTTCTCAAACCCATTTTCGGTCTCCGGTCAGTTTCATGATTTCAATCAGGCCGCGCTCCATCCTCCGTCGACCATCAACACGGAACCGGTCGTAAAGGATGCCTGGTCGGAAGCCAGATACAGGATGGCTTGTGCCACTTCTTCGGGTGCACCGAAACGGTCCATGGGGTGCTTTTTCTTCAGCCGTTCGTACATGGCGGTATGAGCCTGTACGGATTCCGTCATGGGGGTATCCACCCAGGCCGGCGCTACGGCGTTGACCCGTATCCCGCGATCTGCGAACTCGACGGCCAGGACACGCGTCAACTGGTCGAGTCCCGCCTTGGAGGCGCCATAGGCCGCCGACTTCTTCATACCCGATTGCGCGAGGATCGAACTTACGTTGACGATACTCCCGGCGCTCCGGGAGACCATCCCCGGCAGGACGGCGCGGATGAGCCGGAACGCTCCCGACAAATTGGTCCCGATAATCTGGTCCCAGA
Coding sequences within:
- a CDS encoding gamma-aminobutyrate dehydratase, with product MGLRTAEQYLEGLRDGRTIYFRGERVPDLVEHPELRVGAEHTALDYHLAEDEAHRDLFTAMCPETGERVSRYFLPPANTEDLLKRREMIETSTREGSGVVLLIKEIGTDALFSLRLVARQIDEKYGTGYLDRVKNYHAECRDRDLSMAVAQTDAKGDRSRLPSQQTHPDYYVRIVERRPDGIVVRGAKAHTTGTAFVDEVVVLPTRAISEEDRDYAVAFAVPVNTPGVRLIASPFGFSGESTYHHPVSSKHHLVETLTVFDDVFVPNERVFLAGEWDFAGVLANAFVEFHRFTAVSYKPPLLDLFIGAASLIAVYNGVEKASHIRDKATRLITYTETVRALTRAAAMDCKVVDGIAVPDTLTTNIAKYHFANNYHEAVRDVQDIAGALLVTGPSEADWHNEETKGDLERYLGGRRGVPTMDRMKAINLIRDLTASDFGGYHELLAIHAEGSLEAQKITIFRGYDLLRCMDVAKKAAGIE
- a CDS encoding SDR family oxidoreductase — protein: MKLEGRVALITGGGTGIGAATARLFAEEGAAVCVTGRRKAPLDEVVSVIEATGGRALAVTGDVAITEDCQRMVDQTTATFGKIDVLVNNAGTGPLMDAERTSDEIWDQIIGTNLSGAFRLIRAVLPGMVSRSAGSIVNVSSILAQSGMKKSAAYGASKAGLDQLTRVLAVEFADRGIRVNAVAPAWVDTPMTESVQAHTAMYERLKKKHPMDRFGAPEEVAQAILYLASDQASFTTGSVLMVDGGWSAA